From Triticum urartu cultivar G1812 chromosome 2, Tu2.1, whole genome shotgun sequence, a single genomic window includes:
- the LOC125534594 gene encoding multiple RNA-binding domain-containing protein 1-like, which produces MGCKSDLADQPQEDGMGAVPAEYEEGSEEEEPFEREFYDDDDDDDNDSESETQAVDSCEDPLAEEEEVSGEEPCDVAAPLEDEDASYEEPFVSELCYEEEDSGEQDQDSYYPEPLTDSYRKQLYEVEPCDDQVDHEYGFVKKKSSTVQTINTEQNMKVVLKRALRKGSSNEHKAVPVIDDMEMKPLKKPLSVRFATDVSCYTYSTESFGPAKLEKRKAQFDDQDSHLRKKQEHILPSLKDCGKLKEVDDTNLYVGNLPASVSSHKLIELFLPFGRIVRSKVADDRFTGVSQGYGFVKYAEPRSATAAIERMNGRLVDGKTLEVRVAGPPTSVSNPSKQSVSETCSLPSKEIDASYLYVSHLPLSMDTLKLLNHFRPFGKVTEIKVPKDHTTGLSKGYGHVKYADSRDAAQAVIHLNGVLVEGKRIEVRLSDISPTLSNSAVGSHTNTRTIKEIDMANLYVCNIPASIDTNKLIELFLPFGKITHARVAADQEGAHSGKGYGFVKFADSQCAAEAIALMNGALVQGETLIVRVAGLSSSASSSSVVQGSPIASPEINKSRLYITNLPQTMNADKLVELFVPFGRISKVVINPEYSLVFYADVASAITAAERMDGYLIGGKRLVVRGSDSCQTNAAEQALSQPAGKPMKEIDMANVYVGSIPPTVTGDQLVELFRPFGQIVQSRLFHGYGMVRYSYPSCATAAIDHMDGYQIGGRTLVVRVAGLPNPRDCLTLPAPGNEQRQIDMTNLYVFHLPLHVTTEKLIEIFLPCGQITQAKVVIDWHTGASRGFGFVKFADAYGAAVALTHMNGCPLEGHILGVRIAGVHPSDMDSYMMRLYSQFTLPDPSMMAVGIPTSSYWPYYCAESAYAERRGGDAASQTSQEESVSAGSFAEKGCSSVSSHVADRSQQHSSAGWAGPPGFSPHAAPKKNTATMMKPSQPCSKVHLAQSGGSQKRRSLV; this is translated from the coding sequence ATGGGATGCAAAAGTGACCTGGCTGACCAGCCACAGGAGGATGGCATGGGTGCTGTCCCTGCTGAATATGAAGAAGGCAGTGAAGAAGAAGAGCCATTTGAACGTGAAttctatgatgatgatgatgatgacgacaatGATAGTGAGTCAGAAACACAGGCTGTGGATTCTTGTGAAGATCCTTtggcagaagaggaagaggtTAGTGGTGAGGAACCTTGCGATGTTGCGGCTCCACTTGAAGACGAGGATGCCAGTTACGAGGAACCTTTTGTTTCAGAACTCTGTTATGAGGAAGAAGACAGTGGCGAGCAGGACCAGGACTCGTATTATCCGGAGCCTCTCACTGATTCATACAGGAAGCAGCTCTATGAAGTGGAGCCATGTGATGATCAAGTGGATCATGAGTACGGATTTGTGAAGAAGAAGTCCAGTACCGTGCAGACTATCAACACGGAACAAAATATGAAAGTGGTCCTAAAACGGGCACTGAGAAAGGGCAGCAGCAATGAGCACAAGGCAGTACCAGTGATTGATGATATGGAAATGAAGCCGTTGAAGAAACCTTTATCTGTCAGGTTTGCTACCGATGTATCTTGTTACACATATAGTACTGAAAGTTTTGGTCCTGCCAAGTTAGAGAAAAGGAAAGCTCAGTTTGATGACCAGGACAGCCACTTGCGTAAGAAGCAAGAACACATACTCCCCTCACTTAAGGATTGTGGCAAGCTGAAAGAAGTGGATGACACTAACCTGTATGTGGGTAACCTCCCAGCTTCTGTGTCTTCTCACAAGCTCATCGAGCTATTTCTACCTTTCGGACGAATTGTCCGATCAAAAGTGGCGGATGATCGTTTCACTGGTGTAAGCCAAGGATATGGCTTTGTGAAGTATGCTGAACCTCGTAGTGCCACAGCAGCTATTGAACGCATGAATGGCCGCCTGGTTGATGGGAAGACATTAGAGGTTAGAGTAGCTGGACCTCCAACATCAGTATCCAATCCATCCAAGCAATCTGTGTCAGAAACTTGCAGTCTGCCCTCAAAGGAAATCGACGCGAGCTACTTGTATGTCAGCCACCTCCCCTTATCCATGGACACGCTAAAGCTACTCAACCATTTTCGGCCGTTTGGGAAAGTAACTGAGATAAAGGTACCCAAAGATCACACCACAGGTTTAAGCAAAGGATATGGTCATGTGAAGTACGCTGATTCTCGTGATGCAGCTCAGGCCGTCATCCATTTGAATGGAGTTCTTGTTGAGGGTAAAAGGATAGAGGTTCGGTTGTCTGACATCTCTCCAACACTGTCAAATTCAGCTGTGGGATCACACACCAATACCAGAACCATCAAGGAAATCGACATGGCAAATCTATATGTCTGCAACATTCCTGCATCCATTGATACAAATAAGCTGATTGAGCTTTTCTTGCCATTTGGTAAGATCACCCATGCGAGAGTGGCGGCAGACCAAGAAGGTGCTCATTCCGGTAAAGGATATGGCTTTGTCAAATTTGCTGATTCTCAATGTGCTGCCGAGGCTATTGCACTAATGAATGGAGCACTGGTTCAAGGGGAGACATTAATTGTCAGAGTTGCAGGCCTTTCATCATCAGCATCCTCCAGCTCAGTTGTACAAGGCTCACCAATTGCCTCTCCAGAAATCAATAAATCTAGACTGTACATCACTAACCTTCCACAGACCATGAATGCAGATAAGCTGGTTGAACTTTTCGTGCCCTTCGGTCGGATCAGCAAAGTCGTGATCAATCCGGAGTATAGCCTAGTGTTCTATGCAGATGTAGCGTCAGCGATCACGGCTGCCGAACGCATGGATGGGTACCTTATTGGTGGAAAGAGGCTAGTTGTTAGGGGATCAGACTCTTGTCAAACCAATGCAGCAGAGCAAGCTTTATCACAGCCAGCTGGCAAGCCCATGAAAGAAATTGATATGGCCAATGTGTATGTTGGCAGCATCCCGCCAACGGTAACCGGCGATCAGTTGGTCGAGCTTTTCCGACCATTTGGACAAATTGTGCAATCTAGGCTGTTTCATGGGTATGGCATGGTTAGGTACAGCTACCCTTCATGTGCTACTGCTGCAATTGATCATATGGATGGTTACCAAATTGGAGGACGTACCCTGGTTGTGAGAGTAGCAGGCCTTCCTAATCCCCGGGATTGTCTAACACTACCGGCGCCTGGGAATGAGCAGAGGCAAATTGACATGACCAACCTATATGTCTTCCATCTCCCGCTCCATGTAACCACTGAAAAGCTGATTGAAATCTTTCTGCCATGCGGCCAAATCACTCAAGCAAAGGTGGTCATCGACTGGCACACTGGTGCGAGCAGGGGGTTCGGGTTTGTCAAATTTGCTGATGCTTATGGTGCTGCTGTGGCTCTCACTCACATGAACGGTTGCCCGCTGGAGGGGCACATCTTGGGGGTTAGAATAGCCGGTGTCCATCCGAGTGATATGGACAGCTACATGATGCGTCTCTACTCCCAGTTCACATTGCCTGACCCCTCAATGATGGCGGTTGGAATACCAACATCGTCGTACTGGCCGTACTATTGTGCTGAATCGGCATACGCGGAGCGGCGGGGAGGTGATGCTGCTTCTCAAACATCTCAGGAGGAATCCGTATCGGCCGGTTCATTTGCTGAGAAGGGTTGTTCTTCCGTGTCAAGCCATGTCGCCGACCGTTCTCAGCAACATTCTTCAGCAGGTTGGGCTGGTCCGCCTGGCTTCAGTCCCCATGCTGCCCCCAAGAAGAATACCGCCACTATGATGAAACCTTCCCAGCCTTGCTCCAAGGTCCATTTGGCACAGTCAGGAGGCAGCCAGAAAAGACGCTCACTCGTCTAG